The sequence below is a genomic window from Atribacteraceae bacterium.
GGGGAGGGGGTATAGTTATATAATAGATTAAACGATTACGTAAACGATTATCTAATAAAAAGGGGGACTTCGTTGAGCACCATTAAGGATGTAGCTCGTCAAGCCGGGGTTTCTACGGCGACTGTCTCGCACGTCCTCAATGAAACAAGGTTTGTCCATGAGGCCACCAGGCATTGGGTGTTGAAGGCAGTCCAAGAACTCGATTACCGGCCCAATATCGTGGCGAAAAGCCTGAGGAGGCGCAAGACAGGGACAGTGGGCTTGATTTTTTGTGACCTGGTCAGCCCCTTCTTTTCCGATTTGTTCCAGAGCGTGGAAACGACGTTAGGGAAAAACGGCTTCGACCTACTGGTGACCAATACCGGTTATGATTTTGAGAAAGAGAAGGCAGCCTGTGAGCTTTTCTACAGTAAACAGGTTGATGGGATCATCCTGGTGCCGGGTAGCGACCGGGGTGAGCATCTGCAGTTCCTGGTGGATCGGAATATTCCGATTGTTCTCCTGGATAAAAAGGTCTCTCATGTCAAAACGGACCTGGTGATGGTGAATAATCGGCGGGGGAGCCAGATATTGATCAACTACCTGGTCAGCCTGGGGCACCGGAGAATTGGGATTATCGCCGGGCCTCAAGATACCAGCACCGGCAAGGAACGACTTGAAGGTTACTATCAGGCATTGAATGACCATGAAATTCCCGTCGATCCTCATATGGTGAAAGTCAGTGACTTTTTGGAAAAGGGAGGTTATCAGTCTACCCTTGAATTGCTGGACATGTCTTCTCCGCCTTCAGTGATTTATTGTTGCAACAGTCCGATGTTAATGGGAGCTCTCAAGGCTTTTCAGGAGAAAAACATTATCATTCCCTCCCAGCTTGGCCTGGCCGTATTTGACGACCTTCCCTGGTTTCGCTTTATCAAGCCGCCCCTTACTGCCGTTGCCCAGCCATCTTTCGCACTGGGTGAAAGTGCCGCAATGCTTCTG
It includes:
- a CDS encoding LacI family DNA-binding transcriptional regulator; the encoded protein is MSTIKDVARQAGVSTATVSHVLNETRFVHEATRHWVLKAVQELDYRPNIVAKSLRRRKTGTVGLIFCDLVSPFFSDLFQSVETTLGKNGFDLLVTNTGYDFEKEKAACELFYSKQVDGIILVPGSDRGEHLQFLVDRNIPIVLLDKKVSHVKTDLVMVNNRRGSQILINYLVSLGHRRIGIIAGPQDTSTGKERLEGYYQALNDHEIPVDPHMVKVSDFLEKGGYQSTLELLDMSSPPSVIYCCNSPMLMGALKAFQEKNIIIPSQLGLAVFDDLPWFRFIKPPLTAVAQPSFALGESAAMLLISRMLKKHTRPKKVVLNVELKRRLSAGEQTELA